The proteins below are encoded in one region of Triticum aestivum cultivar Chinese Spring chromosome 1B, IWGSC CS RefSeq v2.1, whole genome shotgun sequence:
- the LOC123086683 gene encoding putative germin-like protein 2-1 produces the protein MASGFFLLVLLALSASRPLASDPGQLQDFCVADRTSQVFVNGFACKDPKTALVEDFVFSGLHMAGNTSNKQGSSVTAVNVAQIAGLNTLGISLARVDYASHGQNPPHIHPRASEILTVLEGSLYVGFVTSNPENELFSKVLNKGDVFVFPQGLIHFQFNYGTSKAIAIAALSSKNPGVITIANTVFGSNPSISDDILTNAFQVDKKMVDHIQAQF, from the exons ATGGCCTCAGGATTCTTCCTCCTTGTTCTTTTGGCTCTATCAGCTTCTCGTCCTCTTGCCTCCGACCCTGGCCAGCTCCAGGATTTCTGCGTCGCTGACAGGACATCCCAAG TTTTCGTGAACGGATTTGCATGCAAAGACCCAAAGACTGCCTTGGTAGAAGACTTCGTCTTCTCGGGGCTTCACATGGCTGGGAACACGAGCAACAAGCAAGGCTCTTCTGTGACCGCAGTTAACGTCGCGCAGATTGCTGGATTGAACACTTTGGGCATCTCCCTTGCTCGTGTTGATTATGCATCCCATGGTCAAAACCCACCGCATATCCACCCCCGTGCAAGTGAGATCCTGACTGTGCTAGAAGGTTCGCTCTATGTTGGTTTCGTGACCTCGAACCCTGAAAACGAGCTGTTCTCAAAAGTTTTGAACAAAGGGGATGTGTTTGTCTTTCCACAAGGGCTGATTCACTTCCAGTTCAACTATGGAACTAGCAAGGCGATAGCCATTGCGGCGCTGAGTAGCAAAAACCCCGGAGTGATCACCATAGCAAATACGGTGTTTGGATCAAATCCATCCATCTCAGATGATATACTTACCAACGCCTTCCAGGTGGACAAGAAGATGGTAGACCATATTCAAGCTCAATTCTAG